One part of the Methylobacterium terrae genome encodes these proteins:
- a CDS encoding GatB/YqeY domain-containing protein gives MLRQRLTAEMKEAMKAGDKAKLATVRLIQAALKDKDIEARGLAKEPLVDEEIFALLQKMIKQRNESATVYDQGGRPELAEGERAEAAIIATFLPRQMDEDETRAAIQAAIAETGAASPKDMGKVIAALKGAYAGRMDFGKASALVKSMLA, from the coding sequence ATGCTGCGCCAGCGCCTCACCGCCGAGATGAAGGAGGCCATGAAGGCCGGCGACAAGGCGAAGCTCGCCACCGTCCGGCTGATCCAGGCCGCCCTGAAGGACAAGGACATCGAGGCCCGCGGCTTGGCCAAGGAGCCCCTCGTCGACGAGGAGATCTTCGCCCTGCTCCAGAAGATGATCAAGCAGCGCAACGAATCCGCGACGGTCTACGACCAGGGCGGCCGCCCCGAGCTCGCCGAGGGCGAGCGGGCCGAGGCCGCGATCATCGCCACGTTCCTGCCCCGGCAGATGGACGAGGACGAGACCCGCGCGGCGATCCAGGCCGCCATCGCGGAGACCGGCGCCGCCTCTCCCAAGGACATGGGCAAGGTCATCGCGGCGCTCAAGGGGGCGTATGCCGGCCGGATGGATTTCGGCAAGGCGAGCGCGCTCGTGAAGTCGATGCTGGCCTGA
- a CDS encoding methyl-accepting chemotaxis protein, with protein MVKSLLSIRALVLGITLALGAIVGAMTLNGVVTAWTSHRHAQTVAAAAKLDQRILEAMQAFRSERGDTAATLSLSGDQVAAMRKVIEGHRGRVDAALQALLTAPADLDVPGLREALTALDAGYRDQRALRARADDAYGLDAGARDKALAPLVLQTGDGVLARLERVATVLERRMARLDPETRLLTGVKNNAWATRATAGSLAVMVNTVLSSRNPLTPEQAEAVLALRGRYEATWKLVEAATADLPPAIATAVAIARATYFAPEVTTALQRNLRAFTPGAEAAMTLPEWQKFVTPRLNTIVAVANEALSAGVTAADAAAEAAQGRLLVNAALCAAALVLVGLACAVVHLRIALPIRRMTGAMQALARGDATVAVPAMGRADEIGAMAATVQVFKDNLIRSRALEEETALARASAEEQRKAGMHQMADAFEHAVGGVIGQVAASATELQATAAVMSEGASQTAGRSTTVATAAGRTAENVGTVAAAAEELGASVTEIGRQVSGSAALARNAVGEAAGTAGHMRELSEAVARIGDVVGLISSIAAQTNLLALNATIEAARAGAAGRGFAVVAAEVKELAGQTAKATEEITGQIGRIQGKTGDAVAAIEAITGRISEIDRVSVGIAAAVEQQGAATREIVRNVADAASGTSAVTRTIEAVAGAAEETGAAATQVLAASSELSRQSETLSAEVARFLATVRAA; from the coding sequence GTGGTGAAATCGCTGCTGTCCATCCGGGCCCTGGTGCTCGGGATCACGCTCGCGCTCGGGGCGATCGTCGGGGCGATGACGCTCAACGGGGTCGTCACCGCGTGGACCAGCCACCGCCACGCGCAGACCGTCGCCGCCGCGGCGAAGCTCGACCAGCGCATCCTCGAGGCCATGCAGGCCTTCCGCTCCGAGCGCGGCGACACCGCCGCGACGTTGAGCCTGTCGGGCGATCAGGTCGCGGCGATGCGCAAGGTCATCGAAGGCCATCGCGGGCGGGTCGACGCCGCGCTCCAGGCGCTTCTGACCGCCCCCGCCGATCTCGACGTGCCCGGCCTGCGCGAGGCGCTGACGGCGCTCGATGCCGGCTACCGCGACCAGCGCGCCCTGCGGGCCAGGGCCGACGACGCCTACGGGCTCGACGCGGGCGCCCGCGACAAGGCCCTGGCGCCGCTCGTGCTGCAGACCGGCGACGGCGTGCTGGCCCGCCTCGAGCGGGTCGCGACGGTGCTCGAGCGGCGGATGGCCCGGCTCGACCCCGAGACCCGCCTCCTGACCGGCGTCAAGAACAACGCCTGGGCGACCCGGGCGACCGCCGGCTCGCTCGCCGTGATGGTCAACACCGTCCTGTCGAGCCGGAACCCGCTGACGCCGGAGCAGGCCGAGGCGGTGCTGGCCCTGCGCGGCCGCTACGAGGCGACGTGGAAGCTCGTCGAAGCGGCGACCGCCGACCTGCCGCCCGCCATCGCGACGGCGGTGGCGATCGCGCGGGCGACCTACTTCGCGCCGGAGGTGACGACGGCGCTCCAGCGCAACCTGCGCGCCTTCACGCCCGGCGCCGAGGCCGCGATGACCTTGCCCGAGTGGCAGAAATTCGTGACCCCGCGGCTCAACACGATCGTCGCGGTGGCGAACGAGGCCCTGAGCGCCGGCGTGACGGCGGCGGACGCCGCCGCCGAGGCGGCGCAGGGGCGCCTCCTCGTCAACGCCGCCCTGTGCGCGGCGGCGCTCGTGCTCGTGGGCCTGGCCTGCGCCGTGGTCCATCTCCGCATCGCGCTCCCGATCCGGCGCATGACCGGGGCGATGCAGGCCCTCGCGCGCGGCGACGCGACCGTCGCGGTGCCGGCGATGGGGCGCGCCGACGAGATCGGCGCGATGGCGGCCACCGTGCAGGTGTTCAAGGACAACCTGATCCGCAGCCGTGCGCTGGAGGAGGAGACCGCGCTCGCCCGCGCCTCGGCCGAGGAGCAGCGCAAGGCCGGCATGCACCAGATGGCCGATGCCTTCGAGCACGCCGTCGGCGGCGTGATCGGGCAGGTCGCCGCCTCGGCGACCGAGCTCCAGGCCACCGCCGCGGTGATGTCGGAGGGAGCGAGCCAGACCGCGGGCCGTTCCACCACCGTCGCCACCGCGGCCGGCCGGACCGCCGAGAATGTCGGCACCGTCGCGGCCGCGGCGGAGGAGCTCGGCGCCTCGGTGACCGAGATCGGCCGCCAGGTCTCGGGCTCGGCCGCGCTCGCCCGCAACGCCGTCGGCGAGGCGGCCGGCACCGCCGGGCACATGCGCGAGCTGAGCGAGGCGGTCGCGCGCATCGGCGACGTGGTCGGGCTGATCTCGTCGATCGCCGCGCAGACGAACCTGCTGGCGTTGAACGCCACGATCGAGGCGGCCCGCGCCGGCGCGGCGGGTCGCGGCTTCGCGGTGGTGGCCGCCGAGGTCAAGGAACTCGCCGGCCAGACCGCGAAGGCGACCGAGGAGATCACGGGCCAGATCGGCCGGATCCAGGGCAAGACCGGGGACGCGGTCGCGGCGATCGAGGCGATCACGGGCCGGATCTCGGAGATCGACCGGGTGTCGGTGGGAATCGCCGCGGCGGTGGAGCAGCAGGGCGCGGCGACCCGGGAGATCGTCCGCAACGTCGCCGACGCGGCCTCCGGCACGAGCGCGGTGACCCGCACCATCGAGGCGGTCGCGGGCGCGGCCGAGGAGACGGGCGCTGCGGCGACGCAGGTGCTGGCGGCGTCCTCCGAGCTGTCGCGGCAATCCGAGACGCTCTCGGCCGAGGTCGCGCGCTTCCTCGCCACGGTGCGGGCGGCCTGA
- the carA gene encoding glutamine-hydrolyzing carbamoyl-phosphate synthase small subunit encodes MLQDDAAAPAQPEGWAEPVATALLVLADGTILEGFGIGATGEAAGEVCFNTAMTGYQEILTDPSYAGQIVTFTFPHIGNVGTNDEDLESLDAAPASGVRGAVIASAVTNPSNWRSSRHLDGWLKARGIVGITGVDTRALTALIRDRGMPNAILANDPAGRFDREALTAKAAALPPMEGLDLVPPVTSRESQAWGETAWQHPAGYGSRAPGEGLKVVAIDYGVKRNILRLLAKAGCDVTVVPATASAEEVLALKPDGVFLSNGPGDPAATGAYAVPVIRALLDRKVPTFGICLGHQLMGLALGGRTVKMSQGHHGANHPVKDRTTGKVEIVSMNHGFAVDPDSLPANAVETHVSLFDGSNCGLSLTDRPAFSVQHHPEASPGPQDSHYLFDRFVTLMRETKGSNA; translated from the coding sequence ATGCTGCAAGACGACGCGGCCGCTCCCGCGCAACCCGAAGGCTGGGCCGAGCCCGTCGCGACCGCCCTCCTGGTGCTCGCCGACGGCACGATCCTGGAGGGTTTCGGCATCGGTGCCACCGGCGAGGCCGCCGGCGAGGTCTGCTTCAACACCGCGATGACCGGCTACCAGGAGATCCTGACCGATCCGTCCTATGCCGGGCAGATCGTCACCTTCACCTTTCCCCATATCGGCAACGTCGGCACCAACGACGAGGACCTCGAGAGCCTCGACGCGGCGCCGGCCTCCGGCGTGCGCGGTGCGGTGATCGCCTCGGCCGTCACCAACCCGTCGAACTGGCGCTCGTCGCGCCACCTCGACGGCTGGCTGAAGGCCCGCGGCATCGTCGGCATCACGGGCGTCGACACCCGCGCGCTCACCGCCCTCATCCGCGACCGCGGCATGCCGAACGCGATCCTGGCCAACGACCCGGCGGGCCGGTTCGACCGCGAGGCCCTGACCGCCAAGGCCGCCGCGCTGCCGCCGATGGAGGGCCTCGACCTGGTGCCGCCGGTGACGAGCCGGGAATCCCAGGCCTGGGGCGAGACCGCCTGGCAGCACCCCGCCGGCTACGGCAGCCGGGCCCCGGGCGAGGGCCTCAAGGTCGTGGCGATCGATTACGGCGTGAAGCGCAACATCCTGCGCCTGCTGGCCAAGGCCGGCTGCGACGTCACCGTCGTGCCGGCCACCGCCAGCGCCGAGGAGGTCCTGGCGCTCAAGCCCGACGGCGTCTTCCTGTCGAACGGCCCGGGCGATCCCGCGGCGACCGGCGCGTACGCGGTGCCGGTGATCCGCGCGCTCCTCGACCGGAAGGTCCCGACCTTCGGCATCTGCCTCGGCCACCAGCTGATGGGCCTCGCCCTCGGTGGCCGCACGGTGAAGATGAGCCAGGGCCATCACGGGGCCAACCACCCGGTGAAGGACCGCACCACCGGCAAGGTCGAGATCGTCTCGATGAACCACGGCTTCGCGGTCGACCCGGACAGCCTGCCGGCCAACGCCGTCGAGACCCACGTCTCGCTGTTCGACGGCTCGAATTGCGGCCTGTCGCTCACCGACCGCCCGGCCTTCT